From a region of the Vagococcus coleopterorum genome:
- the sdaAA gene encoding L-serine ammonia-lyase, iron-sulfur-dependent, subunit alpha, which translates to MFKTIEELVALANEKGSVAEAMIQLEMEVSKASREDIIKHMQKNRDVMMKSIQRGTAGVKSVTGLTGGDAPKMNAYLESGKFLSGESVLKAVRNAVAVNEVNAEMGLICANPTAGSAGVAAGVLGAAVEDLNLTDEQQTDFLFTAGAFGLVIANNASISGAAGGCQAEVGSASAMAAAALVAVNGGTPEQSAQAIAIGLKNMMGLICDPVAGLVEVPCVKRNALGASQAYITADMALAGITSVIPPDEVVIAMGKVGEQMPSAFKETAEGGLADTPTGRRLAKEIFG; encoded by the coding sequence ATGTTCAAGACTATTGAAGAATTAGTCGCACTTGCTAACGAAAAAGGGAGCGTTGCTGAAGCAATGATCCAATTAGAAATGGAAGTTTCTAAAGCAAGTCGCGAAGATATTATTAAACACATGCAAAAAAATCGTGACGTGATGATGAAATCAATTCAACGCGGAACCGCTGGCGTTAAATCAGTAACTGGTTTAACTGGTGGAGACGCACCTAAGATGAACGCTTATCTTGAAAGCGGAAAATTCTTAAGTGGCGAATCTGTCTTAAAAGCTGTTCGTAATGCTGTCGCGGTTAACGAAGTGAATGCCGAGATGGGTCTAATCTGTGCCAACCCTACTGCTGGTAGTGCAGGAGTTGCTGCCGGAGTATTAGGAGCTGCCGTTGAAGACTTAAATCTGACAGATGAACAACAAACTGATTTCTTGTTTACTGCTGGTGCATTCGGCTTAGTCATCGCTAACAACGCTTCAATCAGTGGTGCGGCTGGCGGCTGTCAAGCCGAAGTCGGTTCTGCAAGTGCTATGGCTGCGGCGGCTCTTGTTGCTGTCAATGGCGGTACCCCTGAGCAATCAGCCCAAGCAATTGCTATTGGATTAAAAAATATGATGGGATTAATTTGTGATCCTGTTGCTGGGTTGGTTGAAGTGCCCTGCGTTAAACGTAATGCACTAGGCGCTTCTCAAGCTTATATCACAGCTGACATGGCCTTAGCTGGCATTACAAGTGTTATCCCACCAGATGAAGTAGTCATTGCAATGGGTAAAGTCGGTGAACAAATGCCTAGCGCCTTCAAAGAAACTGCTGAGGGTGGTCTGGCTGACACACCTACTGGTCGACGTTTGGCAAAAGAAATTTTTGGATAA
- a CDS encoding 16S rRNA pseudouridine(516) synthase, which translates to MRLDKLLEENKIGSRKSVKRTLLTGEVMVNDEIIRCGHYNVDPGLDRIYVGLQQLSGDPHRYIILNKPQGVVTAVSDAEHQTVLDSVKAQGIEVTGLFPVGRLDRDTEGLTLLTDNGQLAYELAMGDKKVTKIYRVQVNTSLTKNDQEAFLEGIKFHDGTTCKPVILKIISSSKEVSEARVEIQEGKFHQVKKMFLTRDGKVTFLKRIALGPLNLPDDLLVGEARPLTINELESLRPFFNPNPQ; encoded by the coding sequence ATGCGCTTAGATAAGCTGTTAGAAGAAAATAAAATCGGCTCACGTAAATCAGTGAAACGTACGTTATTAACGGGTGAAGTTATGGTTAATGATGAAATTATTCGATGCGGTCACTACAATGTTGATCCAGGATTAGACCGAATTTATGTTGGTTTGCAACAGCTATCGGGAGACCCTCATCGCTATATTATATTAAACAAGCCGCAGGGAGTAGTGACAGCAGTAAGCGATGCGGAGCATCAAACAGTTTTGGATAGTGTTAAAGCTCAAGGGATAGAGGTGACGGGTTTATTTCCTGTTGGACGTTTAGACCGAGATACAGAAGGGTTAACATTGTTAACGGATAACGGTCAATTGGCGTATGAGTTAGCAATGGGAGATAAGAAAGTCACTAAAATCTATCGTGTTCAGGTCAACACTTCTTTAACAAAGAATGATCAGGAAGCTTTTTTAGAAGGAATCAAATTTCATGATGGGACAACTTGTAAGCCGGTTATTTTAAAAATAATAAGTAGTTCAAAAGAGGTTAGTGAAGCGCGTGTTGAAATACAAGAAGGAAAATTCCACCAAGTTAAAAAGATGTTTTTAACTCGTGATGGCAAAGTGACGTTCTTAAAACGCATTGCGTTAGGGCCGCTAAATTTACCTGATGATTTACTTGTGGGTGAGGCAAGACCGTTAACGATAAATGAATTAGAATCTTTAAGGCCATTCTTCAACCCTAACCCTCAATAA
- the sdaAB gene encoding L-serine ammonia-lyase, iron-sulfur-dependent subunit beta, which translates to MSAGQFRSVFDIIGPVMIGPSSSHTAGAARIGKIMRELFGEQPDSVDILLYESFAKTYRGHGTDIALVGGLLNMAPDDERLAGSLKLAHDAGIEIAFIPKDEPADHPNTVVMRLNKGDHKEVMTGISIGGGNIEITDVNGYPVTISAGVPTFVIKHQADSTFNKTIMDTLAQDGIKVAVSRTSESQNTAELLSVVEVDQPTAGKATDKLTVLPFVNAITFLN; encoded by the coding sequence ATGTCAGCAGGACAATTCAGAAGTGTTTTTGATATTATCGGACCAGTTATGATTGGCCCAAGCAGTTCTCACACTGCCGGCGCAGCCCGGATAGGCAAGATTATGCGTGAACTTTTTGGTGAACAACCAGATTCCGTTGATATTCTATTATATGAATCATTTGCCAAAACATATCGAGGACACGGCACCGACATTGCTTTAGTTGGTGGTTTATTAAATATGGCTCCCGACGATGAACGCCTAGCAGGGTCATTGAAACTTGCTCATGATGCTGGGATTGAAATCGCATTTATCCCTAAAGATGAACCAGCAGACCATCCAAATACTGTTGTTATGCGATTAAATAAAGGTGACCATAAAGAAGTTATGACCGGCATTTCAATCGGTGGTGGTAATATTGAAATTACAGATGTTAATGGCTACCCTGTAACTATTAGTGCCGGAGTTCCAACATTCGTCATTAAACACCAAGCTGACTCGACTTTTAACAAAACTATTATGGATACACTTGCACAAGACGGCATTAAAGTTGCCGTGTCTCGTACTAGTGAATCTCAAAATACAGCAGAACTACTAAGCGTTGTGGAAGTGGATCAACCCACCGCAGGAAAAGCTACTGATAAATTAACAGTACTTCCGTTTGTCAACGCCATCACATTCTTAAACTAA
- a CDS encoding tRNA 2-thiocytidine biosynthesis TtcA family protein, producing the protein MAFIKKDNQHFYNPIRKAILNHGMIEPGDKVAIGMSGGKDSTSLLYFLDRIRREKRLGFDFDIVPISLDMAMGMDISPMEKFVEELGYQLEVVPTNIATIVFDIREEKSPCALCANLRRGILNKAAKDLGCNKLALGHHLDDAIETYFMNFLFHGKMASFEPRTYLSRADITMIRPLLYLEEKEIIRLVNREELPIIFNPCPVDKKTKREEVKRFVSRISETYPDVRQKFVKGMEQGTANDFWTPFMVEQDN; encoded by the coding sequence ATGGCGTTTATAAAAAAAGATAATCAACATTTTTATAATCCAATTCGTAAAGCAATTTTAAATCATGGCATGATTGAACCAGGTGATAAAGTAGCTATTGGGATGAGTGGTGGAAAAGATAGCACCTCGCTACTTTATTTTTTAGACCGAATTCGACGAGAAAAACGTCTTGGCTTTGATTTTGATATAGTTCCTATTAGTTTAGATATGGCAATGGGAATGGATATTTCGCCCATGGAAAAGTTTGTTGAAGAATTAGGATATCAACTAGAAGTGGTTCCTACGAATATTGCTACAATCGTTTTTGATATTAGAGAGGAAAAATCGCCGTGTGCCCTATGTGCTAATTTGAGAAGAGGGATTTTGAATAAGGCGGCAAAAGACTTAGGCTGCAATAAATTGGCATTAGGTCACCATTTAGATGATGCGATTGAAACCTATTTTATGAACTTTTTGTTTCATGGGAAGATGGCAAGTTTTGAACCACGTACGTATCTAAGTCGTGCGGATATTACGATGATTCGTCCACTGTTGTATTTGGAAGAAAAAGAAATTATTCGTTTGGTCAATCGTGAAGAATTGCCGATTATTTTCAACCCATGCCCAGTTGATAAAAAAACAAAGCGCGAAGAAGTGAAGCGCTTTGTATCCAGAATTTCAGAAACTTATCCGGATGTCCGACAAAAATTTGTTAAAGGGATGGAACAAGGGACAGCTAATGATTTTTGGACACCATTTATGGTGGAGCAAGATAATTAA
- the rplA gene encoding 50S ribosomal protein L1, translating to MAKKSKQMQEALKKVDTTKVYDLKEAIALAKETNTAKFDATVEVAYRLNVDPKKADQQIRGAVVLPNGTGKTQKVLVFAKGEKAKEAEAAGADYVGDSDMANKIQQGWFDFDVIVATPDMMGEVGKLGRVLGPKGLMPNPKTGTVTMDVTKAVEEVKAGKVTYRVDKAGNIHVPIGKVSFDDAKLVENFQTIHDMIVKAKPAATKGTYMKNLVVTTTFGPGVKIDTASI from the coding sequence ATGGCTAAAAAAAGTAAACAAATGCAAGAAGCATTGAAAAAAGTTGACACAACTAAAGTATATGATTTAAAAGAAGCTATCGCATTAGCTAAAGAAACAAACACAGCGAAATTCGACGCAACAGTTGAAGTTGCTTACCGTCTAAACGTTGACCCTAAGAAAGCGGATCAACAAATCCGTGGTGCCGTTGTATTACCAAACGGAACTGGTAAAACTCAAAAAGTTTTAGTATTCGCTAAAGGTGAAAAAGCTAAAGAAGCTGAAGCAGCAGGAGCTGACTACGTTGGTGATTCTGATATGGCTAACAAAATCCAACAAGGATGGTTCGATTTCGATGTTATCGTTGCGACACCTGACATGATGGGTGAAGTTGGTAAATTAGGTCGTGTCTTAGGACCTAAAGGTTTAATGCCTAACCCTAAAACTGGTACTGTAACTATGGACGTTACTAAAGCTGTTGAAGAAGTTAAAGCAGGTAAAGTAACTTACCGTGTTGATAAAGCTGGAAACATCCACGTACCAATTGGTAAAGTGTCATTTGATGATGCTAAATTAGTTGAAAACTTCCAAACTATTCATGATATGATTGTTAAAGCTAAACCAGCTGCAACTAAAGGTACATACATGAAGAACTTAGTAGTAACAACTACATTTGGACCTGGTGTTAAAATCGATACAGCATCTATCTAA
- the rplJ gene encoding 50S ribosomal protein L10, which produces MSEAIIAKKAQLVEEVSAKFKEAASVIVVDYRGLTVEEVTNLRKQLRDANVEMKVIKNSILSRAAEAAGLEGMGEVFTGPTAVAFSNEDVVAPAKIMNDFSKDAEALEIKGGVIEGSVSSVEDIKALASLPSREGMLSMLLSVLQAPVRNVAYAINAVAESKEEEVA; this is translated from the coding sequence ATGAGCGAAGCAATTATTGCTAAAAAAGCGCAACTTGTTGAAGAAGTTTCTGCTAAATTCAAAGAGGCAGCTTCAGTAATCGTAGTAGATTACCGTGGTTTAACCGTTGAAGAAGTAACAAACTTACGTAAACAATTACGTGATGCAAATGTTGAAATGAAAGTTATCAAAAACTCTATCTTATCTCGTGCAGCTGAAGCAGCTGGATTAGAAGGAATGGGTGAAGTTTTCACTGGACCTACTGCGGTTGCCTTCAGTAATGAAGACGTGGTTGCACCAGCGAAAATCATGAATGATTTCTCGAAAGATGCAGAAGCATTAGAAATTAAAGGCGGCGTTATCGAAGGTAGCGTATCTTCAGTTGAAGATATTAAAGCTTTGGCATCACTACCAAGTCGCGAAGGTATGCTTTCAATGCTACTTTCAGTACTACAAGCTCCTGTCCGCAACGTGGCGTACGCTATCAATGCTGTGGCAGAATCAAAAGAAGAAGAAGTTGCTTAA
- a CDS encoding cation-translocating P-type ATPase, with amino-acid sequence MAEEKKVQSNESFYNKKIADVFRVVHASEEGLTSEQAKKRLYEYGYNELDAGKKKSLFSKFLDQFKDFMIMVLIAAALISFFTGDKVEAIMILVVIVIMAIFGVVQEAKAEQAIEALKSMSTPNANALRDGHINSIKSTELVPGDIVALEAGDVIPADLRLFESNSLKIEEAALTGESVPSEKEAVALEGDDVPIGDRINMAYMNSNVTYGRGTGVVVGTGMHTEVGKIASMLAQADETDTPLKQNLNSLGKTLTVAILAICVIMFGVGMMKGDHTWVELLLTSVSLAVAAIPEGLPAIVTIVLALGTQKMAKRNALVRKLPAVETLGSTDIICSDKTGTLTLNQMTVEKIFSNNELKDAATELSDTNKTLKIMNYCNDTKFSSEGELIGDPTETALVQFGLDKGFDVREKVVSEPRVAELPFDSVRKLMTTVHELPDGRFAITTKGAPDELLKRCAFYDLDDKIVPMDEAQRQLVLETNTGLGKQALRVLAMAYRFVDTMPTDITSEELEKELVFSGLVGMIDPERAEAAKAVKVAKEAGIRPIMITGDHRDTATAIAKRLGILGENQEDAVITGAELNEISDVDFDKLVTKYSVYARVSPQHKVRIVKAWQDAGKVVAMTGDGVNDAPALKAADIGIGMGITGTEVSKGASDMVLADDNFSTIIVAVEEGRKVFSNIQKTVQYLLAANLGEVLTLFIATLLGWDTLLPVHLLWINVVTDTFPAIALGLEPAEKDVMDHAPRGRDSNFLSGGVMSSIIYQGILEAAITLGVYWFAISYPVHTGDYNAIHGDALTMSYATLGLIQLFHAFNVKSVHESLFKVGAFRNKFFNYAILLSFTLLAATIVIPGFNDLFSVSHLDGYQWAVVFGASLSIIPIVEIVKFVQRKTIYK; translated from the coding sequence ATGGCAGAAGAAAAGAAAGTTCAATCAAATGAATCATTCTATAACAAAAAAATTGCAGATGTCTTTAGAGTAGTGCACGCATCCGAAGAAGGACTGACTTCTGAGCAAGCTAAAAAACGCTTGTACGAATATGGCTACAATGAACTAGATGCAGGAAAAAAGAAATCTTTATTTTCAAAATTTTTAGACCAATTTAAAGACTTCATGATTATGGTTTTAATTGCAGCAGCTTTAATTTCTTTCTTCACTGGAGATAAAGTAGAGGCGATTATGATTTTAGTCGTGATTGTCATTATGGCAATTTTCGGCGTGGTTCAAGAAGCGAAGGCTGAACAGGCAATCGAAGCACTGAAAAGCATGTCGACACCGAACGCAAACGCATTACGTGATGGACACATTAACTCTATTAAGAGTACAGAGTTAGTGCCAGGTGATATCGTCGCTTTAGAAGCGGGAGATGTGATTCCGGCAGATTTACGTTTGTTTGAATCGAACTCTTTAAAAATTGAAGAAGCAGCTTTAACGGGTGAATCAGTTCCTTCAGAAAAAGAAGCCGTAGCTTTAGAAGGTGACGATGTGCCAATTGGCGATCGTATCAACATGGCTTATATGAATAGTAATGTAACTTATGGTCGTGGGACAGGTGTTGTTGTGGGCACAGGTATGCACACTGAAGTTGGTAAAATTGCCAGCATGTTAGCACAAGCCGATGAAACAGACACGCCGTTAAAACAAAACTTAAACTCATTAGGAAAAACCCTGACAGTTGCTATCCTAGCAATCTGTGTCATCATGTTTGGTGTGGGAATGATGAAAGGTGATCATACATGGGTTGAGTTATTATTAACATCAGTTTCACTTGCTGTAGCAGCAATTCCTGAAGGTTTGCCAGCAATTGTCACAATTGTCCTAGCCTTAGGTACACAAAAAATGGCTAAAAGAAATGCCTTAGTTCGTAAATTACCAGCTGTGGAAACACTTGGTAGTACTGATATTATTTGTTCAGATAAAACAGGTACGTTAACATTGAACCAAATGACAGTTGAAAAAATCTTTTCAAATAATGAATTAAAAGATGCGGCAACAGAATTATCAGATACAAATAAAACGTTGAAAATTATGAATTACTGTAATGATACGAAGTTTTCTTCAGAAGGCGAACTAATTGGAGATCCAACTGAAACGGCCTTAGTTCAGTTTGGTTTAGATAAAGGGTTTGATGTTCGTGAAAAAGTTGTTTCAGAACCACGTGTGGCTGAATTACCATTCGATTCAGTTCGTAAATTAATGACAACTGTTCATGAATTACCAGATGGTCGTTTTGCCATTACTACTAAAGGGGCACCAGATGAATTGTTAAAACGTTGTGCGTTTTATGACTTAGATGACAAGATTGTTCCTATGGATGAAGCTCAACGTCAGTTAGTTTTAGAAACTAACACAGGATTAGGTAAACAAGCATTACGTGTGTTGGCGATGGCGTATCGTTTCGTTGATACAATGCCAACTGATATTACATCAGAAGAACTTGAAAAAGAGTTAGTATTCTCTGGTTTAGTCGGTATGATTGATCCTGAGCGTGCAGAAGCAGCTAAAGCCGTTAAGGTTGCTAAAGAAGCCGGTATTCGTCCGATTATGATTACAGGTGATCACCGTGATACGGCCACAGCAATTGCAAAACGTTTAGGTATTCTTGGTGAAAATCAAGAGGATGCAGTTATTACGGGTGCCGAATTAAACGAGATTTCGGATGTTGATTTTGACAAGTTAGTAACAAAATACTCAGTTTATGCCCGTGTATCACCACAACATAAGGTGAGAATTGTAAAAGCTTGGCAAGATGCTGGCAAAGTAGTTGCTATGACTGGTGACGGTGTCAATGATGCCCCTGCTTTAAAAGCAGCCGATATTGGTATTGGGATGGGTATCACTGGGACGGAAGTTTCAAAAGGTGCCAGCGACATGGTTCTTGCAGATGATAACTTCTCAACTATTATTGTAGCGGTTGAAGAAGGACGTAAAGTATTTTCTAACATCCAAAAAACAGTTCAATACTTATTAGCAGCCAATTTAGGTGAAGTACTTACTTTATTCATTGCAACATTATTAGGTTGGGATACCTTGTTACCAGTTCACTTATTGTGGATTAACGTTGTGACAGATACCTTCCCTGCGATTGCCTTAGGTTTAGAACCAGCTGAAAAAGATGTGATGGATCACGCACCTCGTGGACGTGACTCGAACTTCTTATCTGGTGGGGTTATGAGTAGTATTATCTATCAAGGTATTCTTGAAGCGGCAATTACACTTGGTGTTTATTGGTTTGCTATTTCATATCCAGTCCACACAGGAGATTATAATGCCATTCATGGTGATGCTTTGACTATGTCATATGCAACATTGGGATTAATCCAATTGTTCCATGCGTTTAACGTGAAATCGGTTCACGAATCGTTGTTTAAAGTGGGAGCTTTCCGTAATAAGTTCTTTAACTACGCGATTCTTTTATCATTCACATTATTAGCAGCAACGATTGTGATTCCAGGATTTAATGATTTATTCAGTGTAAGTCATTTAGATGGTTACCAATGGGCAGTTGTCTTTGGTGCATCATTATCAATCATTCCGATTGTAGAAATCGTTAAATTTGTACAAAGAAAAACAATTTATAAATAA
- a CDS encoding nicotinate phosphoribosyltransferase — translation MTKYTDDSLTLHTDLYQINMMKTYWELGRAERHSVFECYFRKLPFNNGYAVFAGLERLIEYFEQLTFTDSDIAYLREVEEYPEEFLTYLKNFKFDCTVRAVAEGELVFHNEPLVQVEGPLAQCQLVETAILNIVNFQTLIATKAARIKSVVGDELLMEFGSRRAQELDAAFWGTRAAYIGGCDATSNVRAGKVFGIPTSGTHAHSLVQSYRDDYQAFKAYAETHKDCVFLVDTYDTLKSGVPNAIKIADEMGDKINFKGVRLDSGDMAYISKKVRKQLDEAGYPDAKIYASNDLDEDTILNLKMQHAKIDVWGVGTKLITAYDQPALGAVYKLVSIEDDNGQMVDTIKLSGNAEKVSTPGKKQIWRITQKENGKSEGDYISLWEEDPRELDELYMFHPVHTYINKTVTNFIARPLLMDIYTDGKLIYKQPTLAEIKKTAIANYDSLWEEYKRVLNPQLYPVDLSQAAYDQKMACIAEVRNKVKDL, via the coding sequence ATGACGAAATACACTGATGATAGCTTGACGTTACATACAGACTTGTACCAAATAAATATGATGAAAACCTACTGGGAATTAGGGCGTGCTGAACGTCACTCGGTATTTGAATGTTATTTTAGAAAGTTACCATTCAATAACGGCTACGCTGTTTTTGCAGGCTTGGAACGTTTAATTGAATACTTTGAACAATTAACATTTACAGACTCAGATATTGCTTACTTACGTGAAGTTGAAGAATATCCAGAAGAGTTTCTAACCTATTTAAAAAACTTTAAATTCGACTGTACAGTTCGTGCGGTTGCTGAAGGTGAATTAGTTTTTCATAATGAGCCATTAGTCCAAGTTGAAGGGCCTTTGGCACAATGTCAATTAGTAGAAACAGCTATTTTAAATATTGTGAATTTCCAAACCTTGATTGCAACAAAAGCTGCCCGCATTAAATCAGTTGTTGGAGATGAATTATTAATGGAGTTTGGTTCTCGCCGAGCACAAGAACTAGATGCAGCTTTTTGGGGAACGCGTGCGGCTTATATTGGTGGGTGTGATGCAACTAGTAATGTCCGAGCTGGCAAGGTTTTTGGTATCCCTACAAGCGGGACACACGCTCACTCATTAGTACAATCTTATCGTGATGATTACCAAGCGTTCAAAGCGTATGCTGAAACACACAAAGACTGTGTCTTTTTAGTAGATACATATGATACGTTGAAATCTGGTGTGCCAAATGCCATCAAAATTGCTGATGAAATGGGAGATAAAATCAATTTCAAAGGTGTTCGATTAGATAGTGGCGACATGGCATATATTTCTAAAAAAGTTCGTAAACAACTAGATGAAGCAGGCTATCCAGACGCAAAAATATACGCATCAAATGATTTAGATGAAGACACAATTTTGAACTTGAAAATGCAACACGCCAAAATTGATGTGTGGGGTGTTGGAACTAAGTTAATCACAGCGTATGATCAACCAGCATTAGGAGCTGTATATAAATTGGTGTCTATTGAAGATGACAATGGTCAAATGGTCGACACGATCAAGTTATCAGGAAATGCAGAAAAAGTTTCGACACCTGGTAAAAAACAAATTTGGAGAATCACTCAAAAAGAGAATGGTAAATCAGAAGGGGATTACATTTCTTTATGGGAAGAGGATCCTCGTGAATTAGATGAACTCTATATGTTCCACCCAGTTCATACTTATATTAATAAAACGGTGACTAACTTTATTGCGCGTCCATTGTTAATGGATATTTATACAGATGGTAAATTAATATATAAACAACCAACTTTAGCTGAAATTAAAAAGACAGCGATTGCCAATTATGATAGCCTTTGGGAGGAATACAAACGTGTTCTTAACCCGCAATTGTATCCAGTTGATTTATCTCAAGCAGCATATGATCAAAAAATGGCATGCATTGCTGAAGTCCGTAATAAAGTAAAAGATTTGTAA
- the rplL gene encoding 50S ribosomal protein L7/L12: MALNIEQIVADLKESSILELNDLVKAIEEEFGVSAAAPVAAAGAAVASAEEQTEFTVELTAAGDQKVKVIKAVREATGLGLKEAKAVVDGAPAPVKEGVDKAEAEALKAALEEVGATITLK; this comes from the coding sequence ATGGCATTAAACATTGAACAAATCGTTGCTGATTTAAAAGAATCAAGCATTTTAGAATTAAACGACTTAGTAAAAGCAATTGAAGAAGAATTTGGCGTATCTGCTGCTGCTCCTGTAGCTGCTGCTGGTGCTGCTGTAGCATCTGCTGAAGAGCAAACTGAATTCACTGTAGAATTAACTGCAGCTGGAGATCAAAAAGTTAAAGTTATCAAAGCAGTTCGTGAAGCAACTGGTCTTGGCTTAAAAGAAGCTAAAGCTGTAGTTGATGGCGCTCCTGCACCAGTTAAAGAAGGCGTTGATAAAGCAGAAGCTGAAGCACTTAAAGCTGCTTTAGAAGAAGTTGGCGCTACAATCACTCTTAAATAA
- the nadE gene encoding ammonia-dependent NAD(+) synthetase yields MSMQKEISQVLGVKATIDAGAEIRERIDFLKEYLLSYPFLKTLVLGISGGQDSTLAGRLAQLAMTELRDETGDNAYQFIAIRLPYGEQADESDAQKALAFIEPDQSLTVNIKEAVMGTMSELAEAGQTISDFNKGNIKARQRMIVQYAVAGHNSGAVIGTDHAAESVTGFFTKFGDGGADILPLAGLTKGQGKELLKELGADKSLYEKVPTADLEENKPMIADEVALGVTYLEIDAYLEGREISEEAAKTIEGWYAKTAHKRHLPITPTDTFWKK; encoded by the coding sequence ATGTCTATGCAAAAAGAAATCAGTCAGGTGCTAGGTGTTAAAGCAACGATCGATGCTGGAGCTGAAATTCGAGAACGTATTGACTTTTTAAAAGAATATTTATTGTCCTATCCATTTCTAAAAACGTTAGTGTTGGGCATCAGCGGTGGACAAGATTCGACTTTGGCCGGCCGATTAGCTCAACTTGCTATGACAGAATTGCGCGATGAGACAGGAGATAATGCTTACCAGTTTATCGCTATTCGCTTGCCGTATGGAGAGCAAGCAGATGAATCAGACGCTCAAAAAGCACTGGCATTTATTGAGCCAGATCAATCTCTTACAGTAAATATTAAAGAAGCGGTTATGGGAACGATGTCTGAGTTAGCCGAAGCAGGACAAACTATTTCTGATTTTAATAAAGGAAACATAAAAGCCCGTCAAAGGATGATCGTCCAATATGCAGTCGCTGGTCATAATAGTGGTGCTGTTATCGGGACTGATCATGCTGCTGAAAGTGTGACTGGTTTCTTTACCAAATTTGGTGATGGCGGGGCAGATATTTTGCCGTTAGCCGGCCTAACAAAAGGACAAGGTAAAGAGTTGTTGAAGGAATTAGGAGCTGACAAGTCCCTATACGAAAAAGTTCCAACGGCTGATTTAGAAGAAAACAAACCAATGATTGCTGATGAAGTTGCGTTAGGTGTAACGTACCTTGAAATTGATGCTTATTTAGAAGGCCGTGAGATTTCTGAAGAAGCAGCGAAAACGATTGAGGGTTGGTATGCCAAAACAGCTCACAAGCGTCACTTGCCGATTACACCAACGGATACTTTTTGGAAAAAATAA
- the rplK gene encoding 50S ribosomal protein L11, producing the protein MAKKVENIVKLQIPAGKATPAPPVGPALGQAGINIMGFTKEFNARTADQAGLIIPVVISVYEDRSFTFITKTPPAAVLLKKAAGIEKGSGEPNKTKVASVSSDQVKEIATLKMEDLNAADTESAMRMVEGTARSMGITLDY; encoded by the coding sequence GTGGCAAAAAAAGTAGAAAATATCGTTAAATTGCAAATCCCTGCAGGTAAAGCAACACCAGCACCGCCAGTAGGTCCTGCGTTAGGTCAAGCAGGTATTAACATCATGGGATTCACTAAAGAATTCAATGCTCGTACAGCAGATCAAGCAGGTTTAATTATTCCTGTAGTTATCTCAGTATACGAAGACCGTTCATTCACATTTATTACAAAAACACCACCAGCTGCAGTATTACTTAAAAAAGCTGCCGGTATTGAAAAAGGTTCAGGCGAGCCAAACAAAACTAAAGTTGCATCAGTATCAAGCGACCAAGTTAAAGAAATCGCTACTCTAAAAATGGAGGACCTAAACGCAGCTGACACTGAATCAGCAATGCGCATGGTTGAAGGTACTGCAAGAAGCATGGGGATTACATTAGATTACTAA